A region of Thermovibrio ammonificans HB-1 DNA encodes the following proteins:
- a CDS encoding tetratricopeptide repeat protein, with protein sequence MKKKILLLTAALSVFTASSGFAKPASFEKQIEKRLQCPKDFLQNPPLYFYCIYRDYHNHKYDDGIKKIKLALKEVEPILKENPNKPIPNAKQKLGSLKDPRAFKVASDLHMLLGMFYYKKAMNLKDTATSKVFRKFYSKLEKKGFNFFQVNELMTLYSMKKLFPENMTKEREKKYRELLKKMGLKESDLDRLMEESQAAAERVDKERLSLLQKAVQELQTAVKLDPNNAEAYYQLGNFYSGAMSEDMPEASEAAEEAYYKAALILKKEGDTAAYKEVVKRLKLMNPNSKYLKLLEKNGNA encoded by the coding sequence TTGAAAAAGAAAATTCTCCTTCTGACCGCCGCTCTTTCCGTTTTTACAGCTTCCTCAGGTTTTGCAAAGCCCGCCTCCTTTGAAAAACAGATAGAGAAAAGGCTTCAGTGCCCTAAAGATTTCCTTCAGAATCCGCCCCTTTACTTCTACTGCATTTATAGGGATTACCACAATCACAAGTACGACGACGGTATAAAAAAGATAAAACTGGCCCTTAAAGAGGTTGAGCCCATTTTAAAGGAAAATCCAAACAAGCCCATTCCGAATGCAAAACAGAAACTCGGAAGTCTTAAAGACCCCCGGGCCTTTAAAGTCGCCTCCGACCTTCACATGCTTTTGGGTATGTTCTACTACAAGAAGGCAATGAACCTGAAAGATACTGCAACCTCTAAGGTGTTCCGTAAGTTCTACTCAAAACTTGAGAAAAAGGGCTTTAACTTCTTCCAGGTTAACGAGCTTATGACCCTTTACAGTATGAAGAAGCTCTTCCCCGAAAATATGACAAAAGAGCGAGAGAAGAAGTATCGGGAACTTTTAAAGAAAATGGGCCTTAAAGAGTCCGACCTTGATAGGCTTATGGAAGAGTCTCAAGCCGCGGCTGAGCGTGTAGATAAAGAGCGTCTTTCCCTCCTTCAGAAGGCGGTTCAGGAGCTTCAAACTGCCGTGAAGCTCGACCCGAACAACGCCGAGGCCTACTACCAGCTTGGTAACTTCTACAGCGGAGCCATGTCTGAAGATATGCCCGAGGCTTCTGAAGCCGCAGAAGAGGCCTACTACAAGGCGGCCCTTATACTGAAGAAGGAAGGGGATACTGCCGCCTACAAGGAGGTTGTTAAAAGGCTCAAGCTGATGAACCCCAACTCTAAATACCTTAAACTGCTGGAGAAAAACGGCAATGCGTAA
- a CDS encoding cytochrome c3 family protein, whose translation MAEKKAFVVGAIVGAVVAGVGALIAAQMIEETSTPEFCSSCHEMKPMYETWKTGPHGPLGNKRGAIRAACTQCHLPHGNVVTYLVTKGMSGTRDFIGHIFHGGWVNDPEHWIEKRQERERYVFVSNCEHCHVALPDNIMHEKLKAGEIKGDCLTCHWYVGHGFDLEQKLKEYFSKKGESETTGEAHE comes from the coding sequence GTGGCGGAGAAGAAGGCCTTTGTAGTAGGTGCCATTGTCGGAGCTGTTGTTGCAGGCGTTGGTGCCCTTATAGCGGCCCAGATGATAGAGGAGACCTCAACGCCTGAGTTCTGTAGCTCCTGTCACGAGATGAAGCCCATGTACGAGACCTGGAAGACCGGACCCCACGGTCCCCTCGGGAACAAGAGGGGGGCAATAAGGGCTGCGTGTACCCAGTGTCACCTGCCCCACGGAAATGTTGTAACATATCTTGTAACTAAGGGTATGTCCGGAACGAGAGACTTCATCGGTCACATCTTCCACGGAGGCTGGGTTAACGACCCGGAACACTGGATAGAGAAGAGACAGGAGCGTGAGCGTTACGTATTCGTGTCTAACTGTGAGCACTGCCATGTGGCACTGCCGGACAACATCATGCACGAAAAGCTTAAGGCCGGCGAGATTAAGGGCGACTGCCTTACCTGCCACTGGTATGTCGGCCACGGATTTGACTTAGAGCAGAAGTTGAAGGAATATTTTAGTAAGAAGGGAGAGAGTGAAACCACTGGAGAGGCTCACGAGTAG
- a CDS encoding radical SAM protein produces MRITTELKSPLNRLFIYETADGYRVESVFYKGERLCVSSQVGCPVGCAFCASGLKGLKRNLSAEEIYAQYSLLKGELPIRGIAIAGIGEPALNADSVVEAIGRFKKEGLKVTVSSTGCDLEGFRKLVEAPHNGLTISVHAVKPHIRERLFKLKQPIEKVLEVVEEHLERSSSSRRKRFQLGYLLIKGVNDDEESLKLLAELAKRHRFTVMLMAYNEVEGLPFKGLSEEEYEKAFLKLRELGVRVTLSNRFRRDKLGGCGTLTIAREVKDEA; encoded by the coding sequence ATGAGAATCACCACTGAGCTTAAAAGCCCCTTAAACAGGCTCTTCATATACGAAACGGCCGACGGCTACAGGGTAGAGTCGGTTTTCTACAAGGGAGAGCGACTCTGCGTTTCCAGCCAGGTGGGCTGCCCGGTGGGGTGCGCATTCTGCGCTTCGGGGCTTAAGGGGCTGAAGCGAAACCTCTCTGCCGAAGAGATATACGCCCAGTACTCCCTTTTAAAGGGGGAACTGCCGATAAGGGGTATTGCGATAGCCGGCATAGGAGAGCCGGCCCTTAACGCAGACTCCGTTGTTGAGGCGATAGGACGCTTTAAAAAGGAAGGGCTAAAGGTTACGGTAAGCTCTACAGGCTGCGACCTTGAGGGTTTTAGGAAGCTGGTTGAAGCCCCCCACAACGGGCTGACGATTTCGGTTCACGCGGTTAAGCCCCACATAAGGGAGCGGCTGTTTAAGCTGAAGCAGCCGATAGAGAAGGTGCTGGAAGTTGTTGAAGAGCACCTTGAGAGGAGCTCTTCAAGCAGGAGGAAGAGGTTCCAGCTGGGTTACCTGCTCATAAAAGGGGTGAACGACGACGAAGAGAGCTTGAAGCTCCTTGCCGAGCTTGCAAAGAGGCACCGCTTCACCGTTATGCTCATGGCGTACAACGAGGTTGAAGGGCTGCCGTTTAAGGGCCTCTCTGAAGAGGAGTACGAAAAGGCGTTCCTGAAGCTGAGGGAGCTGGGAGTGAGGGTAACTCTAAGCAACAGGTTCAGACGCGACAAACTCGGCGGTTGCGGAACGCTCACAATCGCAAGGGAGGTTAAAGATGAGGCTTAA
- a CDS encoding multiheme c-type cytochrome — protein sequence MKGKLSKLRTGLLAVTFAAAAVIGLNTTDASAALRYISKESQACLGCHKGMNPALVQQWATSKHADAGVGCYECHQANKGDKDAFQHFGFTISTIVSPLDCGKCHPKEEKEVTESHHAKAAQFVGSLDNVLGRIVEGEPLFNLGCAQCHGRTIPVKNGLPILGPWPNEGIGRVNPDGSKGNCAACHYRHSFSLKQVREPGTCGKCHQGPDHPQIEIWELSKHGIAYKAHLSEIEQTLDRAKWVLGEDYYQAPNCVTCHMGASVTGAKPTHDVGARLSWTLRPPISKHKPNWQAKRAEMKKVCAACHQKLWIDGFYYQYDQLVELYNNKFAKPAAAIMKFLRQNKLIDPIPFNQKIEWEYFLLWHHEGRRARMGASMMAPDWTHWHGLFEVAYNFYFKLLPEADKIVAEKGNRRVKREWAEFKKKLFSNPYHKWFHEFNKEELRKIAEFYVKRYGEAAQ from the coding sequence ATGAAGGGGAAGCTCAGCAAGCTTCGCACAGGGCTGCTGGCGGTTACCTTCGCTGCAGCAGCAGTGATTGGTCTTAATACTACCGACGCCAGCGCAGCCCTGAGGTACATCTCTAAGGAGTCCCAGGCGTGCCTCGGCTGTCACAAGGGCATGAACCCCGCTCTTGTTCAGCAGTGGGCTACCAGCAAGCACGCCGATGCCGGTGTTGGCTGTTACGAGTGTCACCAGGCCAACAAGGGCGACAAGGACGCCTTCCAGCACTTTGGCTTCACAATCTCCACAATCGTATCTCCTCTCGACTGTGGTAAGTGTCACCCCAAAGAGGAGAAAGAGGTTACCGAGTCCCACCACGCAAAAGCTGCCCAGTTCGTTGGTTCTCTTGACAACGTTCTCGGTAGGATTGTAGAGGGTGAGCCTCTCTTCAACCTCGGTTGTGCACAGTGTCACGGCCGTACAATCCCCGTTAAGAACGGCCTCCCGATTCTTGGACCGTGGCCCAACGAGGGTATCGGAAGGGTTAACCCCGACGGCTCCAAGGGTAACTGTGCTGCTTGCCACTACAGGCACAGTTTCAGCCTCAAGCAGGTTCGTGAGCCCGGTACTTGTGGTAAGTGTCACCAGGGTCCCGACCACCCGCAAATCGAGATTTGGGAGCTCTCCAAGCACGGTATCGCTTACAAGGCTCACCTGTCTGAAATCGAGCAGACCCTCGACAGGGCTAAGTGGGTTCTCGGTGAGGACTACTACCAGGCTCCCAACTGTGTAACTTGCCACATGGGAGCTTCTGTAACCGGTGCTAAGCCGACTCACGACGTAGGTGCAAGGCTCTCCTGGACACTCAGGCCGCCTATCTCCAAGCACAAGCCCAACTGGCAGGCTAAGCGTGCCGAGATGAAGAAGGTTTGTGCAGCTTGCCACCAGAAACTCTGGATAGATGGTTTCTACTACCAGTACGACCAGCTTGTTGAGCTCTACAACAACAAGTTTGCTAAGCCTGCCGCAGCCATCATGAAGTTCCTCAGGCAGAACAAGCTCATCGACCCGATTCCGTTCAACCAGAAGATTGAGTGGGAGTACTTCCTCCTCTGGCACCACGAAGGTCGTAGGGCAAGGATGGGTGCTTCTATGATGGCTCCCGACTGGACCCACTGGCACGGTCTCTTTGAAGTTGCTTACAACTTCTACTTCAAGCTCCTCCCCGAAGCCGACAAGATTGTTGCCGAGAAGGGCAACAGGCGTGTTAAGAGGGAGTGGGCTGAGTTCAAGAAGAAGCTCTTCTCCAACCCGTACCACAAGTGGTTCCACGAGTTCAACAAGGAAGAGCTCAGGAAGATTGCAGAGTTCTACGTCAAGCGTTACGGAGAGGCTGCTCAGTAA
- a CDS encoding molybdopterin-dependent oxidoreductase, translating to MGIGRRDFLKKSAALTAASLVGVNLKIKADQLPTFEEAKAEENLMRIPEEVKKSPAYKKEGGYTWVRGVCRFCGTGCKVWLGFRNGKPAVIRGERHSQINFGFLCMKGMLFYKLFRHPDRLTQPLYRKSKKEPFRPISWEEAYNIIADEMIKAMKKGEWTPFGWSGIAYYGSGQALTEETYLFQKLFRCIGTNQVEGNPRLCMASAVGGYLTSFGTDEPAGGYADLDKAQTVFIIGSNTAECHPILYRRIMHNKLARPNEYMVINVDPRISPTSKIADIHMQFKPGTDLALLNAIAHVIVNEGLYDKEFVNKYCAFHIYTKGKDKVPLIGHQVSFEEYKRFLQKYTPEYAAQICGGNITPEMIRKVARRFATTRTVSIWTMGLNQRTRGVWANNLVTNLHLLTGNICKDGADALSLTGQPNACGGVREGGGLCHILPGHRFVKSAHDRHQLERIWGVPQGTIPPKPGYHTVKMFSACSYTEEDRKRFPGLKKIYFMWIEETNPLQSLPNLRRFREAFRNREDLFVVVNDIFPTRTTEFANLILPTPFHFEKTGVYGCTERRSQLTPVAVKAPGQCKPELQIIVEFAQVLAKKLRRERDPRMRQRAHTVYQCVAPFIEAAKRDPWWELAKEVWSEYAGRVTKGQDNDLSGATYEVLLARPDGVQWPAPTVEIAMKGGTLRRFVVGKDPLATKFAKEWGLTDWKVVDYGHLHKDHKFWIWLRPYKGPAEPPDAEYPFYLSTGRVIDMWHTATMTGRIPELANDYPYAWVEVNPKDAQRLGINPGDLVLIETRRGKNIIPARISTDEGPMEGMVFVYWYDQEKHRMINYCTIDAFDPGSKQPEFKICACRIKKYAPAQPLKQYLVKLEKVRGGYLHNAELDPNEV from the coding sequence ATGGGAATTGGAAGGAGAGACTTCCTCAAAAAGAGTGCTGCTCTAACGGCAGCTTCTCTTGTTGGGGTTAACCTAAAGATAAAGGCAGACCAGCTTCCCACCTTTGAAGAGGCCAAGGCCGAAGAAAACCTTATGAGAATTCCCGAGGAGGTTAAGAAGTCTCCTGCTTACAAGAAAGAGGGAGGTTACACCTGGGTAAGGGGTGTTTGCCGTTTCTGCGGAACCGGGTGTAAGGTATGGCTCGGTTTCAGGAACGGAAAACCTGCAGTAATCCGCGGTGAGCGCCACTCCCAGATTAACTTCGGCTTCCTCTGCATGAAGGGAATGCTCTTTTACAAGCTCTTCAGGCACCCCGACAGGCTTACCCAGCCCCTCTACAGGAAGAGCAAGAAGGAGCCCTTCAGGCCTATTTCCTGGGAAGAGGCTTACAACATCATTGCCGACGAGATGATTAAAGCTATGAAGAAGGGAGAGTGGACTCCCTTCGGTTGGTCCGGCATTGCCTACTACGGTTCCGGTCAGGCCCTTACGGAAGAGACCTACCTTTTCCAGAAGCTCTTCAGGTGCATCGGAACCAACCAGGTAGAGGGTAACCCCAGGCTCTGTATGGCATCTGCGGTTGGTGGTTACCTTACATCTTTCGGAACAGACGAGCCTGCAGGTGGTTATGCAGACCTCGACAAGGCTCAAACCGTCTTCATCATAGGTTCCAACACTGCAGAGTGTCACCCGATTCTCTACCGCCGTATTATGCACAACAAGCTTGCAAGGCCCAACGAGTACATGGTAATTAACGTAGACCCGAGGATTTCTCCCACCTCTAAGATTGCAGATATCCACATGCAGTTTAAGCCCGGAACAGACCTCGCCCTTCTCAACGCTATAGCCCATGTAATCGTTAACGAGGGCCTCTACGATAAGGAGTTCGTGAACAAGTACTGTGCTTTCCACATCTACACCAAAGGAAAGGACAAAGTTCCCCTTATCGGTCACCAGGTATCCTTCGAGGAGTACAAGCGTTTCCTCCAGAAGTACACGCCCGAGTACGCTGCTCAAATCTGCGGCGGGAACATCACTCCCGAGATGATTAGAAAGGTTGCAAGGCGCTTTGCAACCACAAGAACGGTTTCCATATGGACAATGGGTCTCAACCAGAGGACCCGCGGTGTATGGGCAAACAACCTGGTAACCAACCTCCACCTCCTTACAGGTAACATCTGCAAGGACGGTGCAGACGCCCTCTCCCTTACTGGTCAGCCCAACGCCTGTGGTGGTGTTCGTGAAGGTGGCGGTCTGTGTCACATCCTTCCCGGTCACAGGTTTGTTAAGAGTGCCCACGACAGGCATCAGCTTGAGAGAATCTGGGGCGTTCCTCAGGGAACCATTCCTCCCAAGCCCGGTTACCACACTGTAAAGATGTTCTCTGCTTGCTCCTACACCGAGGAGGACAGGAAGAGGTTCCCCGGCCTCAAGAAGATTTATTTCATGTGGATAGAGGAGACCAACCCGCTGCAGTCTCTCCCCAACCTTAGGAGGTTCCGTGAAGCCTTCCGTAACAGGGAAGACCTCTTCGTTGTTGTAAACGACATCTTCCCCACAAGGACAACCGAGTTTGCAAACCTCATTCTTCCAACACCGTTCCACTTTGAAAAGACAGGTGTTTACGGATGTACCGAGCGCCGTTCTCAGCTGACACCTGTTGCCGTTAAAGCTCCCGGACAGTGTAAGCCCGAGCTTCAAATCATCGTTGAGTTTGCTCAGGTTCTTGCCAAGAAGCTCAGGCGTGAGCGTGACCCGAGGATGAGGCAGCGTGCCCACACCGTTTACCAGTGTGTAGCTCCGTTTATAGAGGCTGCCAAGCGTGACCCCTGGTGGGAGCTTGCTAAAGAGGTTTGGAGTGAATACGCCGGTAGGGTTACGAAGGGGCAGGACAACGACCTCTCCGGAGCCACCTACGAAGTTCTCCTTGCAAGGCCCGACGGCGTTCAGTGGCCTGCACCTACAGTTGAGATTGCAATGAAGGGCGGAACTCTCAGAAGGTTCGTTGTTGGTAAAGACCCGCTTGCTACCAAGTTTGCCAAGGAGTGGGGTCTCACCGACTGGAAGGTTGTTGACTACGGCCACCTCCACAAGGACCATAAGTTCTGGATTTGGCTCAGGCCTTACAAAGGTCCTGCCGAGCCTCCAGATGCCGAATACCCGTTCTACCTCTCTACAGGCCGTGTTATCGACATGTGGCATACCGCTACAATGACCGGCCGTATCCCCGAGCTTGCAAACGACTACCCCTACGCTTGGGTAGAGGTTAACCCGAAGGATGCTCAGCGTCTCGGCATTAATCCCGGCGACCTCGTTCTCATCGAGACCCGTCGCGGTAAGAACATCATTCCCGCCCGCATCTCTACCGACGAAGGCCCGATGGAGGGTATGGTCTTCGTTTACTGGTACGACCAGGAGAAGCACAGGATGATTAACTACTGTACCATTGATGCGTTCGATCCCGGCTCTAAGCAGCCCGAGTTCAAGATTTGTGCTTGCCGCATTAAGAAGTATGCTCCTGCTCAACCCCTCAAGCAGTACCTTGTTAAGCTTGAGAAGGTTAGGGGCGGATACCTCCACAACGCCGAGCTTGACCCGAACGAGGTTTAA
- a CDS encoding chaperone NapD has translation MPIVSCVVTAEPDKGFQVERALLDIPGVEVYGGELKEKDNAYYIIVVLDAERYEELEEIEKKIKEIDGVLQLAVVEAYFLDEFEKIERGELHPGNPFHGLKRAEKKAEKMWFGEDDEGEEN, from the coding sequence ATGCCCATAGTCAGTTGCGTTGTTACCGCAGAGCCCGATAAGGGGTTTCAGGTTGAGAGGGCGTTACTTGACATTCCCGGTGTGGAAGTTTACGGCGGAGAACTAAAGGAGAAAGATAATGCATACTACATAATAGTTGTTTTGGATGCTGAACGATATGAAGAACTTGAGGAAATTGAAAAGAAGATAAAAGAGATAGACGGCGTTTTACAGTTAGCTGTTGTTGAAGCTTACTTCCTCGATGAGTTTGAAAAGATAGAGAGGGGAGAGCTGCACCCCGGTAACCCGTTCCACGGCCTAAAAAGGGCGGAAAAGAAGGCGGAGAAGATGTGGTTTGGAGAAGACGATGAAGGAGAAGAGAACTAA
- a CDS encoding 4Fe-4S dicluster domain-containing protein: MKEKRTNRREFLKVTLGAFMAGTLFNSCDLSRLKNPKTMIKSPIGPNILRPPGAVSEEHFAQKCIRCGRCGEVCPYHCIKYFDVKEAGVFSGTPYVAVLEKPCYLCMKCVYVCPTGSLVPCAKEDVRMGVAVINREICVTWQQDKTGLMCKTCFSVCPFSGVAIKIDHDFRPYIVEEYCTGCGICAYSCIADTWPENHGKKAITIMPIKWKKIKEIKLSDIKKA, encoded by the coding sequence ATGAAGGAGAAGAGAACTAACAGAAGGGAATTTCTAAAAGTTACCCTCGGTGCCTTTATGGCCGGAACTCTCTTTAACTCCTGCGACCTTTCAAGGTTGAAAAACCCGAAAACGATGATTAAATCGCCGATAGGCCCCAACATCCTAAGGCCTCCCGGTGCCGTATCTGAAGAACACTTTGCCCAAAAGTGTATAAGGTGCGGTAGGTGCGGAGAGGTCTGTCCTTACCACTGCATTAAGTACTTTGACGTTAAAGAGGCCGGTGTTTTCTCCGGAACCCCTTACGTTGCCGTTCTTGAAAAGCCCTGCTACCTCTGTATGAAGTGTGTTTACGTCTGTCCTACCGGCTCCCTTGTTCCCTGCGCCAAGGAAGATGTTCGTATGGGAGTTGCGGTTATCAACAGGGAGATTTGCGTAACGTGGCAGCAGGATAAAACCGGGCTTATGTGTAAAACCTGCTTTAGCGTCTGTCCCTTCTCCGGGGTTGCAATTAAAATCGATCACGACTTCAGGCCTTACATAGTAGAGGAGTACTGTACCGGCTGCGGAATCTGCGCCTACTCCTGCATTGCCGATACCTGGCCCGAAAACCACGGTAAAAAGGCAATCACCATAATGCCTATTAAGTGGAAGAAGATTAAGGAAATCAAGCTCTCCGATATTAAAAAGGCGTAG
- a CDS encoding tetratricopeptide repeat protein, translated as MRKFVALALTAFALASCATTSPKNETANNYLPPPPPQTPLDRKLAGSMPQELPLSAPVNPNSLDKCTRYLLFTDQYISAADYPEAEEELHKAEAYCSPNDPRLNYMRAVLLDNDEKYKEAYHYYYLAAKGYIKEGKLDEAFKCYSGMVSINPNGKEVKELKHYFEDEDY; from the coding sequence ATGCGTAAGTTTGTCGCTCTTGCCCTTACTGCGTTTGCGCTGGCTTCCTGTGCAACAACCTCTCCAAAGAACGAAACCGCCAATAACTACCTTCCCCCTCCACCCCCTCAAACTCCCCTCGACAGAAAGCTTGCAGGTTCAATGCCTCAGGAACTCCCCCTTTCTGCTCCTGTGAATCCCAATTCATTGGATAAGTGTACGAGATACTTGCTCTTTACAGACCAGTACATTTCGGCTGCTGATTACCCGGAAGCTGAGGAAGAGTTACATAAGGCGGAGGCTTACTGCTCTCCTAACGACCCGAGGCTTAACTATATGAGAGCGGTTCTACTTGATAACGACGAAAAGTACAAGGAAGCTTACCACTACTACTACCTTGCGGCTAAAGGATATATAAAAGAGGGTAAACTTGACGAGGCGTTCAAGTGTTATTCTGGTATGGTGTCGATTAACCCTAACGGCAAAGAAGTGAAGGAGCTGAAACACTATTTTGAAGACGAAGACTATTAG
- a CDS encoding Tll0287-like domain-containing protein — MRLKALLTCCLLFTAAGCVHQPQQPTKSEEKEVVKLGNAACRKLMATLKRNLGMALKEGGLPGAIEFCSRQAQELTEKVNRELVLVKVSRVSDKFRNPKDRPTPLDLKVINYFKEKLKEGKLPPYKVVKVKKGTETYFIYYKPIRVGAFCLNCHGDPRHMDPEVLRILREKYPYDRALGYKVGQLRGVFKVVIPEKALKEG; from the coding sequence ATGAGGCTTAAAGCTCTCCTGACCTGCTGCCTGCTCTTTACGGCTGCCGGGTGTGTACACCAGCCCCAACAGCCCACAAAGAGCGAAGAGAAGGAAGTTGTGAAGCTCGGAAACGCCGCCTGCAGAAAGCTGATGGCAACCCTGAAGAGGAACCTCGGAATGGCCCTTAAAGAGGGAGGGCTGCCCGGCGCAATCGAGTTCTGCTCTCGGCAGGCCCAGGAGCTCACCGAGAAGGTAAACAGGGAGCTCGTTCTCGTAAAGGTGAGCAGAGTTTCGGACAAGTTCAGAAACCCAAAAGATAGGCCCACACCCCTCGACCTGAAGGTGATTAACTACTTCAAAGAGAAGTTAAAGGAGGGTAAACTTCCCCCCTACAAAGTGGTGAAGGTTAAAAAGGGCACAGAGACCTACTTCATCTACTACAAGCCCATCAGAGTTGGTGCTTTCTGCCTTAACTGCCACGGCGACCCGCGCCACATGGACCCGGAGGTTTTAAGGATACTTCGGGAGAAGTACCCCTACGACAGGGCCCTCGGCTACAAGGTGGGACAGTTAAGGGGTGTGTTTAAAGTTGTAATTCCCGAAAAGGCACTTAAGGAGGGGTAG
- a CDS encoding cation:proton antiporter regulatory subunit: MFVKEGELPGIGKKYSMKTENGDTIVVVIHYTGKREIYYFEEDSEEPTAVIELTDEEARTLGTILVGALFQPTSDEEKIGFLMKHLAFEWIKVPKDSFLVGKSIKELEIRKRFGVIIVAVIRDENVIVSPSPLFVIEPGDTLVVVGTLENIKKFVKAVEGEKRE; encoded by the coding sequence ATGTTCGTTAAAGAGGGTGAGCTTCCCGGCATAGGGAAGAAGTACTCCATGAAAACAGAAAACGGCGACACGATAGTTGTCGTAATCCACTACACGGGCAAGCGGGAGATTTACTACTTCGAAGAGGACAGCGAGGAGCCCACGGCGGTGATAGAGCTTACAGACGAAGAGGCCCGTACCCTCGGAACTATACTCGTGGGTGCACTCTTCCAGCCCACCTCCGACGAGGAGAAGATAGGCTTCCTGATGAAACACCTTGCCTTCGAGTGGATAAAAGTTCCGAAAGACTCCTTCCTTGTGGGCAAAAGCATCAAAGAGCTGGAAATCAGGAAGCGCTTCGGCGTGATAATCGTGGCAGTTATAAGGGACGAGAACGTGATAGTTTCCCCGTCGCCCCTGTTTGTTATTGAGCCCGGAGACACGCTGGTTGTGGTGGGAACCTTAGAGAACATAAAGAAGTTCGTTAAGGCCGTAGAGGGAGAGAAGAGGGAGTAA
- a CDS encoding PSP1 domain-containing protein, whose product MTQVIKFKYPDTEKVGLAKSKEELLPLNYGDWIVVRTDRGEELVKVLKVYELDKESMEKFGVKEEELYQALRRETAEDRNRFVDNELFAQDALEVCKRKVLKHGLEMKLVKAYTTLKRERIVFYFTAKSRVDFRQLVRDLASHFRTRIELQQIGVRDEVKMIGAVGMCGRVCCCKEFLECFSSISLNMAKLQGLPPNPAKLSGTCGRLMCCLKFEEANYYIRQFLPEVGQQVETPEGAGTVVDINVPLETVVVEVPEKGKVAVPLRLFVTEEQWEEYVNKLKEKADDRIKCFFKAGVIGDENHH is encoded by the coding sequence ATGACCCAGGTGATAAAGTTCAAGTACCCCGACACGGAGAAGGTAGGGCTCGCAAAGAGTAAAGAGGAGCTTCTGCCCTTAAACTACGGAGATTGGATAGTTGTCAGAACCGACAGGGGAGAGGAGCTGGTTAAAGTACTGAAAGTTTACGAGCTCGATAAAGAGAGCATGGAGAAGTTTGGAGTTAAAGAAGAGGAGCTCTACCAAGCCCTCCGCCGGGAAACCGCCGAAGACAGAAACCGCTTTGTAGACAACGAGCTGTTTGCCCAAGACGCCCTGGAGGTGTGCAAGAGGAAAGTTCTAAAACACGGACTCGAGATGAAGCTGGTTAAAGCCTACACAACCTTAAAGAGGGAGCGGATAGTCTTCTACTTTACGGCAAAGTCCCGGGTTGACTTCCGCCAGCTGGTCAGGGACCTTGCCTCCCACTTCAGAACGCGAATAGAGCTTCAGCAGATAGGGGTCCGCGACGAAGTGAAGATGATAGGCGCCGTAGGAATGTGCGGCAGGGTTTGCTGCTGCAAAGAGTTCCTCGAGTGCTTCAGCTCAATCTCCCTTAATATGGCCAAGCTCCAGGGGCTCCCCCCGAACCCTGCCAAGCTGTCGGGAACGTGCGGCAGGCTAATGTGCTGTCTCAAGTTTGAAGAGGCGAACTACTACATCAGGCAGTTCCTCCCCGAGGTGGGCCAGCAGGTTGAAACCCCCGAGGGGGCGGGAACTGTTGTCGATATAAACGTGCCCCTTGAAACCGTAGTGGTTGAAGTTCCCGAAAAGGGGAAGGTGGCCGTTCCGCTGAGGCTCTTTGTAACAGAGGAGCAGTGGGAGGAGTACGTTAACAAACTGAAGGAGAAAGCAGACGACAGAATCAAGTGCTTCTTCAAAGCAGGGGTAATAGGCGATGAGAATCACCACTGA